Proteins encoded by one window of Sulfurimonas hongkongensis:
- a CDS encoding bifunctional 3,4-dihydroxy-2-butanone 4-phosphate synthase/GTP cyclohydrolase II, whose amino-acid sequence MTPTQRVIQAIDEIKKGNMVIMIDDEDRENEGDLVYASAFSTPKHVNFMATHARGLICVAISKPIASRLELNPMVSSNTSSYETAFTVSVDARDALTGISAKERDDTIKILANPISNADELVKPGHIFPLIAKDGGTLVRTGHTEGSVDLCRLAGLNDSAVICEIIKEDGTMARRDDLDVFGEAHNLKTVFISDIVEYRLANERLVKEVSVEEIEFFGVKVKQHKFEDHDKIEHTAIVFYSASEISNVRVHNVVPDIELLLNQKKYNNLINSIDYLKKNSGVLVFINKTNHQDNAAMKEIGTGAQILKSLGVSKMNLLTSLKQAEFVGLSGFGLEVNETINI is encoded by the coding sequence ATGACACCTACACAAAGAGTAATTCAGGCGATAGATGAGATAAAAAAGGGCAACATGGTCATTATGATAGATGATGAAGATAGAGAAAATGAGGGTGATTTAGTTTATGCATCAGCTTTTTCTACACCTAAGCATGTAAATTTTATGGCTACACACGCAAGAGGACTCATTTGTGTTGCTATTAGTAAGCCTATAGCCTCAAGATTAGAACTTAACCCAATGGTAAGTTCAAACACATCCTCTTATGAGACGGCTTTTACAGTCTCTGTTGATGCAAGAGATGCACTAACTGGTATCTCAGCGAAAGAGAGAGATGATACAATTAAAATCCTTGCAAACCCAATCTCAAATGCAGATGAGTTAGTAAAGCCAGGTCATATTTTTCCACTTATTGCTAAAGATGGAGGTACGCTCGTTAGAACTGGACATACTGAGGGTTCTGTTGATTTGTGCCGTTTAGCTGGGCTGAATGATTCTGCAGTGATTTGTGAGATAATCAAAGAAGATGGAACAATGGCGAGACGTGATGATTTAGATGTTTTTGGAGAAGCACACAATCTAAAGACAGTTTTTATCTCTGATATAGTTGAGTATCGCCTAGCTAATGAGAGACTTGTAAAGGAAGTAAGTGTAGAAGAGATTGAGTTCTTTGGTGTCAAAGTAAAACAACACAAGTTTGAAGATCACGACAAGATAGAACATACTGCTATAGTTTTTTACTCTGCATCCGAGATCTCAAATGTGAGAGTCCACAATGTTGTCCCTGATATTGAACTTCTACTAAATCAGAAAAAATATAACAACCTTATAAATTCAATAGACTATCTCAAAAAAAACAGTGGTGTCTTAGTCTTTATAAACAAGACTAACCATCAAGACAATGCTGCTATGAAAGAGATAGGAACAGGTGCACAGATACTAAAATCTCTAGGAGTATCAAAGATGAATCTTTTAACTTCACTAAAACAAGCTGAGTTTGTAGGACTTAGTGGCTTTGGGCTTGAAGTTAATGAGACTATAAATATCTAA
- the proB gene encoding glutamate 5-kinase, with amino-acid sequence MKRVVIKVGSSVLTETTNIAEERMLCLVSLITEARKKYEVILVSSGAVSAGYTAVKLNRTIPTSKKVLASVGQSVLMSSYKNMFDIYDVTISQILLTEEDFDSKVHTRIFQDIIDRTFKHDILPIVNENDISTTPDQLFGDNDQLSAHVAYYTGADMLIILSDIDGYYDSNPKDNPKAKIRKFVTELKEEELNQVHTPNSQFATGGIVTKLKAAQYLMDKGREMFLCNGYDLTSAREFLIDGVHNKGTLFTSKREKKNKKQN; translated from the coding sequence ATGAAAAGAGTAGTTATCAAAGTTGGAAGCAGTGTTTTAACAGAAACAACAAATATAGCAGAAGAGAGGATGTTATGTCTTGTCTCTTTAATTACTGAAGCTAGAAAAAAATATGAAGTTATTTTAGTATCATCTGGTGCTGTATCTGCTGGATATACGGCAGTTAAATTAAACAGAACTATACCTACAAGTAAAAAGGTTTTAGCTTCTGTCGGGCAATCTGTTTTGATGAGTTCTTATAAAAATATGTTTGATATTTATGATGTAACTATTTCTCAAATACTCTTGACAGAAGAAGATTTTGATTCAAAAGTACATACTAGAATTTTTCAAGATATTATCGATAGAACATTTAAACATGATATTTTACCTATTGTTAACGAAAATGATATTTCAACAACTCCAGATCAACTATTTGGGGACAATGATCAATTATCTGCCCATGTTGCTTACTACACAGGAGCTGATATGCTTATAATACTGAGCGATATTGATGGTTATTACGATTCTAATCCCAAAGATAATCCTAAAGCAAAAATAAGAAAATTTGTAACTGAATTAAAAGAGGAAGAGTTAAATCAAGTGCATACTCCAAATTCTCAATTTGCTACAGGTGGAATTGTCACGAAGCTCAAAGCTGCCCAATACCTTATGGATAAAGGTAGAGAGATGTTTTTATGCAATGGCTATGATTTAACGTCCGCTAGAGAGTTTTTGATAGATGGTGTGCACAACA